In Burkholderia sp. WP9, a genomic segment contains:
- a CDS encoding NAD(P)H-quinone oxidoreductase, translating into MTAIEIKQPGGPEVLVPTTRPVPMPASDQVLIRIHAAAVNGPDVFQRKGLYDPPAGASDIPGLEVAGQVVAVGSDVSQFQIGELVCALIPGGGYAEYAVAHACNTMHIPKGLTLVEAGAMPETFMTVWLNLFQRGKLVAGESVLIHGGASGIGTTATMLAKAFGAAKIITTVGSEAHREASLALGADVAINYHEDDFVAETKQSTDGRGADVILDIIAGDYVARNYDAAAMDGRILQVGVIKGPAKDLNLVPMLTKRLTHMGSTLRSRTSADKATIINELERQVWPLIESGMIKPVVYQTFALADARGAHELIDSGTHFGKIVLTTGADLIG; encoded by the coding sequence ATGACGGCCATCGAGATCAAACAGCCCGGAGGTCCTGAGGTCCTCGTGCCCACTACGCGCCCGGTTCCGATGCCGGCCTCCGATCAGGTTCTGATTCGCATCCACGCGGCGGCCGTGAACGGCCCAGACGTTTTCCAGCGCAAAGGGCTTTATGATCCGCCCGCCGGCGCTTCGGACATTCCAGGGCTGGAAGTGGCAGGTCAGGTGGTTGCCGTTGGCTCCGACGTGTCCCAATTCCAGATCGGCGAACTGGTGTGTGCATTGATTCCCGGTGGTGGCTATGCAGAATACGCGGTCGCGCACGCCTGCAACACGATGCACATTCCCAAAGGCCTGACGTTGGTGGAAGCGGGGGCGATGCCGGAAACGTTTATGACGGTATGGCTGAACCTGTTCCAGCGCGGCAAGCTGGTTGCCGGGGAATCGGTGCTGATCCATGGCGGTGCGTCCGGTATCGGCACCACGGCGACCATGCTGGCGAAGGCATTCGGCGCTGCGAAAATCATCACGACGGTGGGTTCCGAGGCGCATCGGGAGGCTAGCCTGGCGCTGGGTGCGGACGTCGCGATCAATTATCACGAAGACGATTTCGTCGCCGAAACGAAGCAGTCTACCGACGGACGAGGCGCCGACGTGATCCTCGACATCATTGCCGGTGACTACGTGGCCAGAAATTATGACGCCGCGGCGATGGATGGGCGGATCCTCCAGGTAGGCGTGATCAAAGGACCGGCGAAGGATCTCAACCTCGTGCCGATGTTGACGAAGCGTCTGACGCATATGGGCTCGACTTTGCGATCACGCACGTCCGCGGACAAGGCGACCATCATCAATGAACTGGAGCGGCAGGTCTGGCCGCTCATCGAGAGCGGCATGATCAAGCCGGTTGTCTACCAGACTTTTGCGCTTGCCGACGCTCGCGGCGCTCACGAGCTGATCGATTCCGGTACACACTTCGGAAAAATTGTTCTTACGACAGGCGCCGATCTCATTGGCTGA
- a CDS encoding LysR family transcriptional regulator has protein sequence MNWDDARVFLAVEREKTLRGAARTLNLDQATVGRRIAALEHALRATLFLRTSEGYALTAAGEAALKSAEKMEHSAHELVRRTQGTDTRLAGDVRVTSTDSIALEFLLPAIERLHAAHPEVRVLLDTSTRMANLAKREADIAVRSVRPDNPDLVARRLARWPMALFASNAYLEQHGKPVAGSAFAGHDLVVYQGSWTGSRSPTLAGALAGEPIHAGRIVSTFNSSLMLRTAVKAGLGIGELPIHLAEHDGLVQLWPEPARGAVYEIWLVTHQDLRHTARIAAMIDGIVSAFEDQTTHTR, from the coding sequence ATGAACTGGGATGACGCGCGAGTGTTTCTCGCGGTGGAGCGCGAAAAAACGCTCCGTGGAGCGGCGAGGACACTCAATCTCGATCAGGCCACGGTCGGCAGACGGATTGCGGCACTGGAGCACGCCCTACGTGCAACGCTCTTCCTGCGTACCTCTGAGGGTTACGCGTTGACCGCCGCAGGGGAGGCCGCGCTGAAATCGGCGGAGAAAATGGAGCACTCCGCACACGAACTCGTCAGACGAACGCAAGGCACGGATACGCGCCTTGCGGGGGACGTAAGAGTCACCAGCACCGACTCGATCGCGCTCGAATTCCTGTTGCCCGCCATCGAACGCCTGCATGCCGCGCATCCCGAAGTGCGCGTCCTGCTCGACACGTCGACGCGCATGGCGAATCTGGCAAAGCGTGAAGCGGATATCGCGGTCCGCTCAGTCAGGCCGGATAATCCCGATCTTGTTGCGCGGCGCCTCGCTCGCTGGCCGATGGCGCTCTTTGCATCGAACGCTTATCTGGAGCAGCACGGCAAGCCGGTTGCCGGCTCCGCATTCGCGGGCCACGATCTTGTCGTCTATCAGGGAAGCTGGACCGGTAGTCGCTCACCGACGCTTGCTGGCGCTCTTGCTGGCGAACCGATACATGCCGGGCGCATTGTATCGACCTTCAATTCCAGCCTGATGCTGCGTACCGCGGTAAAGGCCGGCCTCGGCATCGGCGAGCTTCCGATACATCTGGCTGAACACGACGGCCTCGTCCAGCTATGGCCTGAACCCGCACGTGGGGCGGTCTACGAAATCTGGCTCGTCACGCATCAGGACCTTCGGCATACCGCGCGCATCGCAGCGATGATTGACGGCATCGTCTCCGCATTCGAAGATCAGACAACCCACACGAGATAG
- a CDS encoding aromatic ring-hydroxylating dioxygenase subunit alpha: protein MLKNLWYVVAPSTQLTDALMPVRLLGQPFVAFRDATGQPRLLSDICVHRGGSLSAGVKVGETVQCPYHGWRFGGDGVCTHIPAQPDLRIPAKARVDAYPVQERFGWIWAFIGDLPEQERPPLPALDWVDDPAVRVVRGHFDWDASWDRVVENGLDFAHAPFVHGSTFGDPDHPEIAAFDIESHEWSAIARMTMRRPVRSGWLRRKPTGEHVEVATTPGFHLSGPCATLELKPRDGWTIHIVSAHVPVDANRTRTWWMMGRTFLRSPLFDRNTIARNLRIFEQDHEVLKRVRPERVPDTWQQEVSVKSDALQIAFRKRVKELEARGWRIDEERLAREYTGRVACAVPGPARREVVSWAIDAIPLRPASSRDADSQNRQTETA from the coding sequence ATGCTCAAGAATCTCTGGTACGTCGTCGCCCCTTCCACGCAACTGACCGACGCGCTGATGCCGGTGCGACTGCTCGGCCAGCCTTTCGTCGCGTTTCGTGACGCTACAGGCCAGCCGCGCCTGCTCTCCGACATCTGCGTGCATCGCGGCGGCTCGCTGTCGGCGGGCGTCAAAGTCGGTGAGACAGTTCAATGTCCCTATCACGGCTGGCGCTTCGGTGGCGACGGCGTCTGCACCCACATCCCCGCGCAGCCCGACTTGCGGATTCCCGCCAAGGCACGTGTCGACGCGTATCCCGTGCAGGAACGCTTCGGCTGGATCTGGGCGTTCATCGGCGATCTGCCGGAACAAGAACGGCCGCCGCTGCCTGCGCTGGATTGGGTCGATGATCCCGCTGTGCGCGTCGTGCGCGGCCATTTCGACTGGGACGCCAGCTGGGACCGGGTGGTCGAAAACGGTCTGGACTTCGCACACGCGCCATTCGTTCACGGTTCGACGTTCGGCGACCCGGATCACCCGGAGATCGCCGCGTTCGACATTGAAAGCCACGAATGGAGCGCGATCGCGCGAATGACGATGCGCCGCCCGGTTCGCAGCGGCTGGCTGCGCCGCAAGCCGACCGGCGAACATGTCGAGGTCGCGACGACACCCGGCTTCCACCTGTCCGGACCGTGCGCAACGCTCGAACTGAAGCCGCGCGACGGCTGGACGATCCATATCGTCTCGGCACACGTCCCCGTCGACGCGAACCGCACGCGCACCTGGTGGATGATGGGTCGCACCTTCCTGCGCTCGCCGCTGTTCGACCGGAACACCATCGCGCGCAATCTGCGGATTTTCGAACAGGATCACGAAGTCCTGAAGCGCGTGCGTCCCGAGCGCGTGCCGGATACGTGGCAGCAGGAAGTGTCGGTCAAATCCGACGCCTTGCAGATCGCGTTTCGAAAGCGCGTGAAAGAACTCGAAGCGCGCGGCTGGCGGATCGACGAAGAACGGCTGGCGCGCGAGTACACGGGGCGCGTCGCGTGCGCGGTGCCCGGTCCGGCGCGCCGCGAGGTGGTCAGCTGGGCAATCGATGCGATTCCGTTGCGCCCCGCTTCATCGCGCGACGCGGATAGCCAGAACCGTCAAACAGAAACCGCCTGA
- the glmS gene encoding glutamine--fructose-6-phosphate transaminase (isomerizing), with the protein MCGIVGAVAQRNIVPVLIEGLRRLEYRGYDSCGVAVLAAAGPRRARSTARVADLDTQARETHLEGGTGVAHTRWATHGAPVTDNAHPIFSKDELALVHNGIIENYEPLREMLRAKGYVFVSQTDTEVVAHLVHSLYRGNLFEAVREAVKQLDGAYAIAVEHKAHPHLVVGARQGSPLVVGLGEGENFLASDALALAGETERFIFLEEGDVCELTLEGVRVVSREGADVQREVRTVAAYGGGVELGPYRHFMQKEIFEQPRAIADTVPQGESLDASLFGEQAADVFANIDSLLILACGTSYYSGLTAKYWLESIAKIPTQVEIASEYRYRDSVPNPKALVVVISQSGETADTLAALKHAQSLGHTHTLSVCNVATSAMVRLTSLSFHTHAGREIGVASTKAFTTQLVGLFVLAGTLGKIRGTVSAAQEADYVRQLRHLPAALNAVLALEPQIIAWSEKFSGKESALFLGRGSHYPIALEGALKLKEISYIHAEAYPAGELKHGPLALVTDAMPVVTIAPNDTLLEKLKSNLQEVKARGGELYVFADADTRIGSEPGIHVIRMPEHYGPLSPLLHVVPLQLLAYHTACARGTDVDKPRNLAKSVTVE; encoded by the coding sequence ATGTGTGGCATTGTCGGCGCGGTAGCGCAACGTAACATCGTCCCGGTTCTGATCGAAGGACTGCGTCGTCTGGAGTATCGCGGCTACGACTCGTGCGGCGTCGCCGTGCTGGCCGCCGCCGGTCCGCGCCGCGCGCGCAGCACCGCGCGGGTCGCGGACCTCGATACGCAGGCGCGCGAGACGCATCTCGAAGGCGGCACGGGCGTCGCGCACACCCGTTGGGCGACGCACGGCGCGCCGGTCACGGACAACGCGCATCCGATTTTTTCGAAAGACGAACTGGCGCTGGTGCACAACGGCATCATCGAAAACTACGAGCCGTTGCGCGAGATGCTGCGCGCCAAGGGCTATGTGTTCGTTTCGCAGACCGACACCGAAGTGGTCGCGCACCTCGTGCACAGCCTGTATCGCGGCAATCTGTTCGAGGCGGTTCGCGAAGCCGTGAAGCAGCTGGACGGCGCGTATGCGATCGCGGTCGAGCACAAGGCTCATCCGCATCTCGTGGTGGGCGCGCGGCAAGGTTCGCCGCTGGTCGTCGGCCTCGGTGAAGGCGAGAATTTTCTCGCTTCCGACGCGCTGGCTTTGGCCGGCGAGACCGAGCGCTTCATCTTCCTGGAAGAGGGCGACGTGTGCGAGTTGACGCTTGAAGGCGTGCGGGTCGTGAGCCGCGAAGGCGCCGACGTGCAGCGTGAAGTGCGTACGGTCGCGGCCTATGGCGGCGGTGTGGAACTCGGGCCGTACCGGCATTTCATGCAGAAGGAAATTTTCGAGCAGCCGCGCGCGATCGCCGACACGGTGCCGCAAGGCGAGTCGCTCGATGCCTCGCTATTCGGCGAACAGGCGGCGGACGTGTTTGCGAATATCGACAGCTTGTTGATCCTCGCTTGCGGCACGAGCTATTACTCGGGACTGACGGCCAAGTACTGGCTCGAATCGATCGCGAAGATTCCGACGCAGGTCGAAATTGCCAGCGAATACCGCTACCGGGATTCGGTGCCCAATCCGAAGGCGCTGGTGGTGGTGATTTCCCAATCCGGCGAAACGGCCGACACGCTCGCAGCCTTGAAGCATGCGCAATCGCTGGGGCATACCCATACGCTGTCGGTTTGCAACGTGGCGACGAGCGCGATGGTGCGCCTCACGTCACTGTCGTTTCATACGCACGCGGGCCGCGAGATCGGTGTGGCATCCACGAAGGCGTTCACCACGCAGCTGGTCGGCCTGTTCGTGCTTGCCGGGACGTTGGGCAAGATCCGCGGTACGGTGAGCGCCGCGCAGGAAGCCGACTATGTGCGCCAGTTGCGCCATCTGCCGGCTGCGTTGAACGCCGTGCTGGCGCTGGAGCCGCAGATCATCGCGTGGTCGGAGAAGTTTTCCGGGAAGGAAAGCGCGCTGTTCCTCGGACGCGGTTCGCACTATCCGATCGCGTTGGAAGGAGCGCTCAAGCTCAAGGAGATTTCGTACATTCATGCGGAGGCTTATCCGGCCGGTGAGTTGAAGCATGGTCCATTGGCGCTTGTTACGGATGCGATGCCGGTCGTGACGATCGCACCGAACGACACGCTGCTCGAAAAGCTGAAGTCGAATCTTCAGGAAGTGAAGGCGCGTGGGGGCGAACTGTATGTGTTCGCCGACGCCGACACGCGCATCGGCAGTGAACCCGGCATTCACGTCATCAGAATGCCGGAGCACTATGGGCCGTTGTCACCGCTTCTGCATGTGGTGCCGTTGCAGTTGCTTGCTTACCATACGGCGTGCGCGCGTGGGACCGATGTCGACAAGCCGAGAAATCTGGCGAAGTCCGTTACGGTGGAGTAA
- the galE gene encoding UDP-glucose 4-epimerase GalE codes for MALKGTILVTGGAGFIGSHTCVELLNGGYDVVVVDNLVNSNRESLQRVEQITGKRVAFYETDSRDEAALQRIFDAHPVTGAIHFAALKAVGESVSKPIEYYDNNLGSLLTLLAVMRARNVKQFVFSSSATVYGVPKTSPIDESFPLSATNPYGQTKLIAEQVLRDLEVSDPSWRIATLRYFNPVGAHESGLIGEDPGGVPNNLMPYVAQVAVGKLEKLRVFGGDYDTPDGTGVRDYIHVVDLARGHLAALDALVERDASFVVNLGTGQGYSVLDVVRSFEKASARPVPYEIVARRPGDVASCFADPAAAEKLLGWRAQYGIERMCADHWRWQSTNPAGYA; via the coding sequence ATGGCTTTGAAAGGCACGATTCTGGTAACCGGCGGCGCCGGCTTTATCGGCTCGCATACCTGTGTCGAATTGCTGAACGGCGGCTACGACGTGGTCGTGGTCGACAACCTCGTCAACAGCAACCGCGAATCGCTCCAGCGCGTCGAGCAGATCACCGGCAAGCGCGTGGCGTTCTACGAAACGGATTCGCGCGATGAAGCCGCGTTGCAACGCATTTTCGACGCCCATCCCGTGACCGGCGCGATTCACTTCGCGGCGCTCAAAGCGGTGGGTGAGTCGGTCTCGAAACCGATCGAGTATTACGACAACAATCTCGGCAGTCTGCTGACGCTGCTCGCGGTCATGCGTGCACGCAATGTGAAGCAGTTCGTGTTCAGCTCGTCGGCCACCGTGTACGGCGTGCCGAAGACCTCGCCGATCGACGAATCGTTTCCGCTGTCCGCCACCAATCCGTACGGCCAGACCAAGCTGATTGCCGAACAGGTGCTGCGCGATCTGGAAGTGTCGGATCCGTCGTGGCGTATCGCCACGTTGCGCTATTTCAATCCGGTTGGTGCGCACGAAAGCGGTCTGATCGGCGAAGATCCGGGCGGCGTTCCGAACAACCTCATGCCGTATGTCGCGCAAGTGGCGGTGGGCAAGCTCGAGAAGCTGCGAGTGTTCGGCGGCGATTACGACACACCGGACGGCACCGGCGTGCGTGATTACATCCACGTGGTGGATCTCGCGCGCGGACACCTGGCCGCACTCGACGCGCTGGTCGAACGCGATGCGAGCTTCGTCGTGAATCTCGGCACGGGGCAGGGCTATAGCGTGCTGGACGTGGTGCGTTCGTTCGAAAAGGCGTCGGCGCGACCGGTGCCTTATGAAATCGTGGCGCGCCGCCCAGGCGACGTGGCGTCCTGTTTCGCCGACCCGGCCGCTGCTGAAAAGCTGCTCGGCTGGCGCGCGCAGTACGGCATCGAACGTATGTGCGCGGACCACTGGCGCTGGCAGTCGACCAATCCTGCCGGTTACGCCTGA
- a CDS encoding endo alpha-1,4 polygalactosaminidase, translating into MKEDLALPEHEHDHDHDRRCSPLRALLRRVSRLARMAALGALASVAHAQGAANAPVGPSVALYYGANPPVEDLAPFDVVVIEPDARFDPRAHAKAHPAWFAYVSVGEVNPHRSYYSAMPSAWMPGVNEAWASHVVDQTAADWPAFFVDKVIAPLWKKGYRGFFLDTLDSYHLIAKTDATRAAQEAGLVRVIRAIKTRYPRAKLIFNRGFEVLPQVHDLAYVVAFESLYRGWDAGKQRYTDVPQADRDWLLKQAAIIRDQYRLPVLAIDYCDPADESCAAATAARITEAGIVPYVTDGGLATVGVGPAERQ; encoded by the coding sequence ATGAAAGAGGACCTGGCTTTGCCTGAGCACGAACACGACCACGACCACGACCGACGCTGTTCTCCCTTGCGCGCACTGCTGCGGCGTGTGAGCCGGCTCGCGCGCATGGCCGCGCTCGGCGCGCTGGCTTCGGTGGCGCACGCGCAGGGCGCGGCGAACGCGCCCGTTGGGCCTTCGGTGGCGCTGTACTACGGCGCGAATCCGCCCGTCGAAGACCTGGCGCCATTCGACGTCGTGGTGATCGAACCCGACGCGCGCTTCGATCCACGTGCGCATGCGAAGGCGCATCCGGCGTGGTTCGCGTATGTGAGCGTGGGTGAGGTGAACCCGCATCGCTCGTATTACAGCGCGATGCCGTCAGCGTGGATGCCGGGTGTCAATGAGGCGTGGGCTTCGCATGTGGTCGATCAGACGGCCGCCGATTGGCCGGCGTTCTTCGTGGACAAGGTGATCGCGCCGCTATGGAAAAAAGGCTATCGAGGCTTTTTCCTCGATACGCTCGACTCCTACCACCTGATTGCCAAAACCGACGCCACGCGAGCCGCGCAGGAAGCGGGGCTGGTGCGGGTCATCCGCGCGATCAAGACGCGTTATCCGCGCGCGAAACTGATCTTCAACCGCGGCTTCGAGGTGTTGCCTCAGGTCCATGATCTCGCCTACGTGGTGGCGTTCGAATCGCTGTATCGCGGTTGGGACGCAGGCAAGCAGCGCTATACGGACGTGCCGCAGGCCGATCGCGACTGGCTGTTGAAGCAGGCCGCGATCATCCGCGATCAGTACAGGCTGCCGGTGCTCGCCATCGACTATTGCGATCCCGCGGACGAATCATGCGCGGCCGCTACCGCCGCGCGTATTACCGAAGCCGGGATCGTGCCTTACGTGACGGACGGCGGACTCGCAACCGTCGGCGTGGGTCCGGCCGAACGGCAATGA
- a CDS encoding endo alpha-1,4 polygalactosaminidase, which yields MHQYHLGPLLRAARARLAFHAHSSDLVARRWISTAAVVAATGLMAACGGGGGGASGSGGSTAASASPASGSGTNAANSTNSTNSTNSTGSTGSTNANTNTGTTAQPMSPAPVISSARALPVSPVWAVYYGWGSAIDIAQAAAMFKLIVIDADPGTGTPAFSAAQIAALKANGAKVLSYLNFGACEKSRTYWNTVPSGFVSCGANTSAQISKYQGYQEYWMNPANADYQNLIVNYVAARLAATGVDGFMLDNFEIVGHGASSSAAPCDATCAQGGLDLVKQLRDRFPDLALVPNAAPVEAIGGTTGGVSFPWLIDGVIAEQVFLPSTSTSVVQQLKSWQSTEQNLGRSGFFAGSLDYTTSCTASSTAQTAWTAAQQAGLSPSISTVSLDSICWWSFLPSGS from the coding sequence ATGCATCAGTATCACCTTGGCCCGCTTTTGCGGGCCGCCCGCGCGCGCCTTGCCTTCCATGCCCATTCTAGCGATCTTGTAGCGCGCCGATGGATCAGCACGGCTGCCGTCGTCGCCGCTACCGGCTTGATGGCCGCTTGCGGCGGAGGCGGGGGCGGTGCGTCCGGCTCGGGTGGCTCGACTGCGGCATCGGCGTCGCCGGCCAGCGGCAGTGGGACTAACGCCGCCAACTCGACCAACTCGACCAACTCGACCAACTCGACCGGTTCAACAGGTTCGACGAACGCGAATACCAACACCGGCACCACCGCCCAGCCGATGAGCCCCGCGCCGGTGATCTCGTCCGCCCGCGCGTTGCCGGTCTCGCCGGTTTGGGCGGTCTATTACGGGTGGGGCAGCGCGATCGACATCGCGCAGGCCGCGGCCATGTTCAAGCTGATCGTGATCGACGCGGATCCGGGCACGGGCACGCCTGCCTTTTCCGCCGCGCAGATCGCGGCGTTGAAGGCGAATGGCGCGAAAGTCCTCAGCTATCTGAATTTCGGCGCTTGCGAGAAATCGCGGACTTACTGGAACACGGTGCCGTCGGGCTTCGTGTCGTGCGGCGCGAATACCTCGGCGCAAATCAGCAAATATCAGGGCTACCAGGAATACTGGATGAACCCCGCCAACGCCGACTATCAGAATCTGATCGTCAACTACGTGGCGGCGCGTCTTGCGGCAACCGGTGTCGACGGGTTCATGCTGGATAACTTCGAGATCGTCGGACACGGCGCCAGTTCGTCCGCCGCTCCATGCGATGCGACGTGTGCGCAGGGCGGGCTCGATCTCGTCAAGCAACTGCGTGACCGCTTTCCGGATCTCGCGCTGGTGCCCAATGCCGCGCCGGTAGAGGCTATCGGCGGGACCACGGGAGGCGTATCGTTTCCGTGGCTGATTGACGGCGTGATCGCCGAGCAGGTCTTCCTGCCGTCGACGAGCACGTCCGTGGTGCAACAGTTGAAGTCGTGGCAAAGCACCGAGCAGAACCTTGGGCGCAGCGGGTTCTTTGCGGGATCGCTCGACTATACGACGTCATGCACGGCGAGTTCGACCGCGCAAACCGCGTGGACGGCCGCGCAGCAGGCGGGGCTCAGTCCGTCGATCTCGACGGTGTCGCTCGACAGCATCTGCTGGTGGTCGTTCCTGCCGTCAGGCAGCTAA
- the pelF gene encoding GT4 family glycosyltransferase PelF → MMKELPIRRAADADVCLLLEGTFPFVRGGVSSWVNEMIRSYPETRFAIVFIGSREQDYNGVAYALPDNVVHLETHYLYEQAVADFQPRAVAGDAAAFARSQALHDALRDPRKAHDAGELMASMIPMLGAHGALNEEQFLSSRAAWDTIVDQYQKYCTDPSFTDYFWTVRIMHKPLWQLARVAEQLLPARVYHTVSTGYGGFLGALMHYRTGRPLLISEHGIYTKERKIDLLQSQWIRDNRGVFERDISRVSYFRELWVRFFEAIGKLAYDAADDIVALYEANRLRQVTDGARAERTQCIPNGIDVDALGPLVAQRKPRSHRVVALIGRVVPIKDIKTFIRAIFIASRIMPDLEGWIIGPEEEDPAYALECRALVESLGLGRNVKFLGFQRIDDMLPQVDVIALTSISEALPLVVLEGFAAGVPAITTDVGSCRQLIEGMDPEDRALGSAGMVVQLADPAAFAQAVLSLLADETRWQAAQQAGLARVRRYYTKKQMIDRYRTLYERLAAMPDRERNGKAADAARCPMHHGTQSKAEPRVQPVQPVQSQETR, encoded by the coding sequence ATGATGAAAGAACTCCCGATCCGGCGTGCCGCCGATGCCGATGTCTGCCTGCTGCTCGAAGGCACATTCCCGTTCGTGCGGGGCGGCGTGTCGAGCTGGGTCAATGAAATGATCCGCTCGTATCCCGAGACGCGCTTCGCGATTGTCTTTATCGGCAGCCGGGAACAGGACTACAACGGCGTGGCGTATGCGCTGCCGGACAACGTGGTGCATCTCGAAACGCACTACCTGTACGAGCAGGCCGTGGCGGACTTTCAGCCGCGCGCGGTGGCTGGCGACGCCGCCGCGTTCGCGCGCTCGCAGGCCTTGCACGACGCCCTGCGCGATCCGCGCAAGGCCCACGACGCCGGCGAACTGATGGCGAGCATGATCCCGATGCTCGGCGCGCACGGCGCGCTGAACGAGGAACAGTTCCTGTCGAGCCGCGCGGCATGGGACACCATCGTCGATCAGTATCAGAAGTACTGTACGGATCCGTCGTTTACCGACTACTTCTGGACCGTGCGGATCATGCACAAGCCGTTGTGGCAACTCGCGCGCGTGGCCGAGCAGTTGCTGCCCGCGCGTGTCTATCACACGGTATCGACGGGATACGGCGGCTTTCTCGGCGCGCTGATGCACTACCGCACGGGCCGTCCGTTGCTGATCTCCGAACACGGCATCTATACGAAGGAACGCAAGATCGACTTGCTGCAAAGCCAGTGGATTCGCGATAACCGGGGTGTGTTCGAACGCGATATTTCGCGCGTCAGCTATTTCCGCGAACTGTGGGTGCGTTTCTTCGAAGCGATCGGCAAGCTCGCGTACGACGCCGCGGACGACATCGTCGCGCTGTACGAAGCGAACCGTTTGCGCCAGGTCACCGACGGCGCGCGCGCCGAGCGCACGCAATGCATTCCGAACGGGATCGACGTCGACGCGCTGGGCCCGCTGGTCGCGCAACGCAAGCCGCGTTCGCACCGCGTGGTGGCGCTGATCGGGCGCGTCGTGCCGATCAAGGACATCAAGACTTTCATTCGCGCGATCTTCATTGCGTCGCGCATCATGCCGGATCTCGAAGGCTGGATCATCGGACCGGAAGAAGAGGATCCCGCGTATGCGCTCGAATGCCGTGCGCTCGTGGAGAGTCTCGGGCTCGGCCGCAATGTGAAGTTCCTCGGCTTTCAGCGTATCGACGACATGCTGCCGCAAGTCGACGTGATCGCGCTGACCTCGATCAGCGAGGCGCTGCCGCTGGTGGTGCTGGAGGGCTTCGCGGCCGGCGTGCCGGCCATCACGACGGATGTGGGTTCGTGCCGTCAACTGATCGAAGGCATGGATCCGGAAGATCGCGCGCTGGGTTCGGCCGGCATGGTGGTTCAGCTCGCGGATCCGGCGGCATTTGCCCAGGCGGTGCTGTCGCTGCTCGCCGACGAGACCCGCTGGCAGGCCGCGCAGCAGGCAGGACTCGCGCGCGTGCGCCGTTATTACACCAAGAAGCAGATGATCGACCGCTATCGCACGCTGTATGAGCGCCTTGCCGCCATGCCGGATCGCGAACGCAACGGCAAGGCCGCCGACGCGGCGCGCTGCCCGATGCACCATGGCACTCAATCCAAGGCCGAGCCGCGCGTGCAGCCGGTGCAGCCCGTTCAATCGCAGGAGACACGCTGA